A single window of Streptococcus cristatus ATCC 51100 DNA harbors:
- the uvrA gene encoding excinuclease ABC subunit UvrA — MQDKIVIHGARAHNLKNIDVEIPRDKLVVVTGLSGSGKSSLAFDTLYAEGQRRYVESLSAYARQFLGNMEKPDVDSIDGLSPAISIDQKTTSKNPRSTVGTATEINDYLRLLYARVGTPYCVNGHGAIKASSVEQIVDKVLELPERQRLQILAPVIRKKKGQHKTVFDKIQKDGYVRVRVDGDVYDVTEVPELSKSKQHDIEVVVDRIVIKEGVRSRLFDSVEAALRIAEGYVVIDTMNGQELLFSEHYACPVCGFTVPELEPRLFSFNAPFGSCPDCDGLGVKLEVDLDVVVPEAGKTLREGVLAPWNPISSNYYPQMLEQAMAAFGIDMDKPFEELTEEEKQLIFFGSDGREFHFHYENEFGGVRDIDIPFEGVVTNINRRYHETNSDFTRTQMRTYMNELTCAACHGYRLSPQALSVKVGGEDGLHIGEISDLSIADHLVQLDKLSLTDNEATIARPILKEIHDRLTFLNNVGLNYLTLSRSAGTLSGGESQRIRLATQIGSNLSGVLYILDEPSIGLHQRDNDRLIASLKKMRDLGNTLIVVEHDEDTMREADWLIDVGPGAGVFGGEIVAAGTPAQVAKSKKSITGQYLSGKREIPVPLDRRVGNGRFIEVIGAQENNLQNITAKFPLGKFIAVTGVSGSGKSTLVNSILKKAIAQKLNRNSAKPGKFKKISGIEHVDRLIDIDQSPIGRTPRSNPATYTGVFDDIRDLFAKTNEAKIRGYKKGRFSFNVKGGRCEACSGDGIIKIEMHFLPDVYVACEVCHGTRYNSETLEVHYKEKNIAQVLDMTVNDAVEFFQHIPKIARKLQTIKDVGLGYVTLGQPATTLSGGEAQRMKLASELHKRSTGKSFYILDEPTTGLHTEDIARLLKVLARFVDDGNTVLVIEHNLDVIKTADHIIDLGPEGGVGGGTIIATGTPEEVAANPASYTGQYLKGKLK; from the coding sequence ATGCAAGATAAAATTGTGATTCATGGAGCGCGAGCTCATAATTTAAAAAATATTGATGTAGAAATCCCCCGAGACAAGCTGGTCGTGGTGACTGGTCTGTCTGGTTCGGGTAAGTCTAGTTTGGCTTTTGATACCCTTTATGCTGAGGGGCAGCGCCGCTATGTGGAAAGTCTATCAGCCTATGCTCGGCAGTTTTTGGGCAATATGGAAAAGCCGGATGTGGACTCGATTGATGGTCTCAGCCCAGCTATTTCCATCGACCAGAAGACGACTAGTAAAAATCCGCGCTCAACAGTGGGAACTGCCACTGAAATCAATGACTACCTGCGCCTGCTCTATGCTCGTGTTGGAACGCCCTACTGTGTCAATGGACATGGAGCGATTAAGGCCTCGTCTGTTGAGCAGATTGTCGACAAGGTTTTAGAATTGCCAGAGCGTCAGCGGCTGCAGATTTTAGCGCCGGTCATCCGCAAGAAAAAGGGCCAGCATAAGACCGTTTTTGACAAGATTCAGAAAGACGGTTATGTCCGGGTGCGCGTAGATGGCGATGTCTACGATGTAACAGAAGTGCCAGAGCTTTCTAAGAGCAAGCAGCATGATATTGAAGTCGTGGTGGACAGAATTGTCATCAAGGAAGGAGTGCGCAGCCGCCTCTTTGACTCGGTTGAAGCAGCTCTGCGGATTGCTGAGGGCTATGTGGTGATTGATACCATGAACGGTCAAGAACTACTCTTTTCTGAGCACTATGCCTGTCCAGTATGTGGCTTTACAGTGCCTGAGCTAGAGCCACGTCTCTTCTCTTTCAATGCGCCTTTTGGTTCTTGTCCAGACTGCGATGGTCTGGGAGTTAAACTGGAAGTGGATCTAGATGTGGTCGTGCCAGAAGCTGGCAAGACTTTGCGCGAAGGAGTGTTAGCGCCTTGGAACCCCATCTCCTCTAACTACTATCCACAGATGCTGGAGCAGGCTATGGCAGCCTTTGGCATTGATATGGACAAGCCTTTTGAGGAGCTGACTGAGGAAGAAAAGCAGTTGATTTTCTTTGGCTCAGATGGACGGGAGTTCCATTTCCATTATGAAAATGAATTTGGCGGCGTACGCGATATTGACATTCCCTTTGAGGGGGTTGTCACCAATATCAACCGTCGCTACCATGAAACCAATAGTGATTTTACTCGGACGCAGATGCGGACCTATATGAATGAGCTGACTTGTGCGGCTTGCCATGGTTATCGACTCAGCCCTCAGGCTCTGTCTGTCAAGGTTGGCGGTGAAGATGGCTTGCATATCGGTGAGATTTCAGACTTGTCTATTGCAGATCATTTGGTCCAGTTGGACAAGCTTAGCTTGACTGACAACGAAGCTACGATTGCGCGTCCTATTCTTAAAGAAATTCATGACCGCCTGACCTTCCTCAATAACGTTGGTCTTAATTACCTAACCTTGTCTCGCTCGGCTGGGACTCTATCAGGAGGTGAGAGTCAGCGGATTCGCTTGGCAACTCAGATTGGCTCGAACTTGAGTGGCGTCCTCTATATCTTGGACGAGCCCTCTATTGGCTTGCACCAGCGTGACAATGACCGTCTGATTGCCAGCCTCAAGAAGATGCGTGACCTGGGTAATACCCTCATCGTGGTTGAGCATGATGAGGACACCATGCGAGAGGCTGACTGGCTAATTGATGTGGGACCAGGAGCTGGTGTTTTCGGTGGTGAAATCGTTGCAGCCGGCACTCCTGCGCAAGTGGCTAAGAGCAAGAAATCCATCACAGGCCAATACTTGTCGGGTAAGCGCGAGATCCCAGTACCATTGGACCGCCGTGTAGGCAATGGTCGCTTTATTGAAGTTATAGGGGCTCAGGAAAATAACTTGCAGAATATCACGGCTAAATTCCCCTTGGGCAAATTTATCGCTGTGACAGGAGTTTCTGGATCCGGCAAGTCAACGCTGGTCAATTCTATCCTTAAAAAAGCCATCGCCCAAAAACTCAACCGTAATTCTGCCAAGCCAGGTAAGTTTAAGAAAATCAGCGGCATTGAGCATGTGGATCGACTGATTGATATTGACCAAAGCCCGATTGGTCGGACACCGCGCTCTAACCCGGCTACCTATACTGGAGTCTTTGACGATATTCGCGATCTGTTTGCCAAGACCAATGAAGCCAAGATTCGCGGCTACAAGAAGGGCCGTTTCAGCTTTAACGTCAAGGGCGGTCGCTGTGAGGCCTGCTCGGGTGATGGGATTATCAAGATTGAGATGCACTTCCTGCCTGACGTCTATGTGGCCTGCGAGGTCTGTCACGGCACTCGCTATAATAGCGAAACTCTGGAAGTCCACTACAAGGAGAAGAATATCGCTCAGGTTCTGGACATGACGGTCAATGATGCGGTAGAGTTCTTCCAGCACATTCCCAAGATTGCCCGCAAACTCCAGACTATCAAGGATGTGGGACTAGGCTATGTGACTCTGGGGCAGCCAGCTACAACCTTGTCAGGTGGTGAAGCCCAGCGGATGAAGTTGGCCAGCGAGCTTCACAAGCGCTCGACTGGTAAGTCCTTCTATATCTTGGATGAGCCGACCACAGGGCTTCATACAGAGGATATTGCTCGTTTGCTCAAGGTTCTAGCCCGCTTCGTGGACGATGGCAATACGGTCCTTGTCATTGAGCACAATCTGGACGTTATCAAGACAGCTGATCATATCATCGACCTAGGACCGGAAGGCGGTGTCGGTGGTGGAACCATCATTGCGACGGGTACACCAGAGGAAGTCGCAGCCAATCCAGCCAGCTATACTGGCCAGTATTTAAAAGGCAAGCTAAAATAA
- a CDS encoding universal stress protein produces the protein MTQQKYENIMVAVDGSREAELAFEKGVNVALRNASRLTIAHVIDTRALQSVSTFDAEVYEDLQEEAQKLMTEYKEKAQKAGVKYVDVVIELGNPKTLLSTDIPDEHKVDLIMVGATGLNAFERLLVGSSSEYILRHAKVDLLVVRDKEKTF, from the coding sequence ATGACTCAACAAAAATATGAAAATATCATGGTCGCTGTTGACGGCTCTCGCGAAGCAGAACTCGCTTTTGAAAAAGGTGTTAATGTAGCACTGAGAAATGCTTCTCGTTTGACAATTGCTCATGTGATTGATACACGGGCTCTCCAAAGCGTCTCAACCTTTGACGCCGAGGTCTACGAAGACCTCCAAGAAGAAGCACAAAAGTTGATGACAGAATACAAGGAAAAGGCGCAAAAAGCAGGGGTCAAATACGTTGATGTCGTCATTGAATTGGGCAATCCCAAAACCCTCCTGTCAACTGATATTCCTGACGAACACAAGGTTGATTTGATTATGGTCGGAGCTACTGGTCTCAATGCCTTTGAACGCCTCCTAGTCGGCTCATCATCCGAATATATCCTCCGCCACGCTAAAGTGGACTTACTGGTCGTTCGTGACAAAGAAAAAACATTCTAA
- a CDS encoding pyridoxal phosphate-dependent aminotransferase gives MKEFNKSSKLEHVAYDIRGPVLDEAMRMRANGEKILRLNTGNPAEFGFTAPDEVIHDLIMNARDSEGYSDSKGIFSARKAIMQYCQLRNFPNVDIDDIYLGNGVSELIVMSMQGLLDDGDEVLVPMPDYPLWTAAVSLAGGNAVHYVCDEQAEWYPDIDDIKSKITSNTKAIIIINPNNPTGALYPKELLLEIVEIARQNNLIIFADEIYDRMVMDGHVHTPVASLAPDVFCVSMNGLSKSHRIAGFRVGWMVLSGPKRHVKGYIEGLNMLSNMRLCSNVLAQQVVQTSLGGHQSVDELLLPGGRIYEQRNFIYNAIQDIPGLSAVKPKAGLYIFPKIDREMYRIDDDEQFVFDFLKQEKVLLVHGRGFNWKDPDHFRIVYLPRVDELAQIQEKMTRFLRQYRR, from the coding sequence ATGAAAGAATTTAATAAGTCCAGCAAGCTGGAGCATGTAGCCTATGATATTCGTGGGCCAGTTTTGGATGAAGCGATGCGGATGCGGGCCAATGGAGAGAAAATTCTCCGCTTGAACACAGGAAATCCAGCTGAATTTGGCTTTACCGCTCCAGACGAGGTCATTCATGATTTGATTATGAATGCGCGTGATAGTGAGGGGTACTCTGATTCTAAAGGAATTTTCTCAGCCCGTAAGGCCATTATGCAGTATTGCCAGCTCAGAAATTTCCCTAATGTTGATATCGATGATATTTACCTTGGAAATGGAGTCAGTGAGCTGATTGTTATGTCTATGCAGGGACTCTTGGATGATGGAGATGAGGTCTTAGTACCGATGCCGGATTATCCGCTCTGGACGGCTGCAGTTAGTCTGGCTGGTGGGAATGCGGTTCATTATGTCTGTGATGAGCAGGCGGAATGGTATCCAGATATTGATGACATCAAGTCAAAAATCACTTCTAATACTAAGGCTATCATTATCATCAATCCTAACAATCCAACGGGAGCACTTTATCCTAAGGAACTTTTGCTAGAGATCGTGGAAATTGCTCGCCAGAACAATCTTATTATCTTTGCGGATGAGATTTATGACCGCATGGTGATGGATGGGCATGTACACACGCCTGTGGCAAGCTTGGCACCTGATGTTTTCTGTGTCAGCATGAATGGTCTATCAAAATCCCACCGTATCGCTGGCTTCCGAGTTGGCTGGATGGTGCTATCTGGACCTAAGCGGCACGTTAAAGGCTATATCGAAGGCCTCAATATGCTGTCTAATATGCGCTTGTGCTCTAACGTCTTGGCCCAGCAGGTTGTGCAAACATCGCTTGGAGGTCACCAGTCGGTGGACGAATTGCTTTTGCCAGGTGGCCGTATCTATGAACAAAGAAACTTCATTTACAATGCCATTCAAGATATTCCAGGTTTGTCTGCAGTCAAACCTAAGGCGGGTCTTTACATCTTCCCGAAAATTGATCGAGAAATGTACCGTATCGATGATGATGAGCAGTTTGTCTTTGATTTCCTCAAGCAGGAAAAAGTCCTTCTTGTCCATGGACGAGGCTTTAACTGGAAGGATCCAGATCATTTCCGAATCGTTTATCTGCCTCGAGTAGATGAGCTAGCCCAGATCCAAGAAAAAATGACACGCTTCCTACGCCAATACCGCAGATAA
- the codY gene encoding GTP-sensing pleiotropic transcriptional regulator CodY, which yields MAKLLEKTRKITSILKRSEEQLQEELPYNAITRQLADIIHCNACIINSKGRLLGYFMRYKTNNDRVEAFFQDKTFPKEYVQEANMVYETEANLPVTHDLTIFPVETKDEFPDGLTTIAPIHVSGIRLGSLIIWRNDKEFLDDDLILVEIASTVVGIQLLNFQREEDEKNIRRRTAVTMAVNTLSYSELRAVSAILGELNGNEGQLTASVIADRIGITRSVIVNALRKLESAGIIESRSLGMKGTYLKVLIPDVFEEIKKRDY from the coding sequence ATGGCAAAACTATTAGAAAAAACAAGGAAGATTACTTCTATCTTGAAACGTTCAGAGGAGCAACTTCAGGAGGAACTTCCTTACAATGCGATCACTCGCCAGCTTGCTGACATTATTCATTGCAATGCCTGTATCATCAACAGCAAGGGCCGTCTCTTGGGCTATTTCATGCGCTACAAGACAAATAATGATCGTGTAGAAGCCTTTTTCCAAGACAAGACTTTCCCCAAAGAATATGTCCAAGAAGCAAACATGGTGTATGAGACGGAGGCTAATCTGCCTGTAACTCACGATTTGACCATTTTCCCAGTGGAAACCAAGGATGAATTTCCAGATGGTTTGACTACTATCGCACCGATTCATGTTTCAGGAATTCGCTTGGGTTCGCTGATTATCTGGCGCAATGACAAGGAATTTTTGGATGACGACCTGATTCTGGTCGAGATTGCTAGCACGGTGGTCGGTATCCAGCTGCTTAATTTCCAGCGGGAAGAGGATGAGAAAAATATCCGTCGTCGGACAGCTGTGACCATGGCAGTCAATACCCTGTCTTACTCAGAGCTAAGAGCTGTTTCAGCTATTCTGGGCGAGCTCAATGGCAATGAAGGCCAACTGACGGCTTCGGTCATTGCTGACCGCATCGGGATTACTCGTTCAGTCATTGTCAATGCCTTGCGTAAGCTGGAAAGTGCGGGGATTATTGAAAGCCGCTCGCTGGGGATGAAGGGAACTTATCTGAAAGTACTGATTCCAGATGTTTTTGAGGAAATTAAAAAGAGGGACTATTAA
- a CDS encoding cysteine hydrolase family protein produces MAKALISIDYTVDFVADEGKLTAGAPAQAISEAIAQVTEAVFDRGDYIFFTIDAHDENDAFHPESKLFPPHNIKGTSGRNLYGPLADFYDKHQADSRVFWMDKRHYSAFSGTDLDIRLRERKVDTVILTGVLTDICVLHTAIDAYNLGYQIQVVEPAVASLSEENHKFALNHLQNVLGSTIIDTI; encoded by the coding sequence ATGGCTAAAGCACTGATTTCCATTGATTATACAGTTGATTTTGTTGCAGATGAGGGCAAGTTGACCGCAGGAGCGCCTGCTCAGGCGATTTCTGAAGCCATTGCTCAGGTGACCGAGGCGGTATTTGATCGAGGCGACTATATCTTCTTTACTATTGATGCCCACGATGAAAATGATGCCTTTCATCCTGAGAGTAAGCTGTTTCCACCTCATAATATCAAAGGAACTAGCGGTCGCAATCTTTACGGTCCTTTGGCCGATTTTTATGACAAGCATCAAGCAGACTCACGGGTCTTTTGGATGGATAAGCGTCATTATTCTGCTTTTTCCGGCACAGATTTAGATATCCGCCTGCGGGAAAGAAAGGTAGATACGGTCATTTTGACTGGAGTCTTGACAGATATTTGCGTCCTGCATACGGCGATCGATGCCTATAATCTTGGTTACCAGATTCAGGTGGTAGAGCCGGCAGTGGCTTCTCTGTCAGAGGAAAATCACAAATTTGCCTTAAACCACTTGCAAAATGTCCTGGGTTCGACTATAATAGATACAATTTAA
- the aspS gene encoding aspartate--tRNA ligase, which translates to MKEIFIGNYGLEQVGQTMTATGWVANIRNHGKLAFIELRDREGLLQVFVGGEIEDFAKLEDIGKEDVISVTGQVVQREERFVNKAIKSGQVELRAEKIEVIASSKALPFELDQHAHTGEDLRQKYRYLDLRREKMTHNLKLRHQVTSTIRDYLNGLDFLEVETPYLTKSTPEGARDFLVPSRIFKNQFYALPQSPQMLKQLLMGAGLERYYQIVRCFRDEDLRGDRQPEFTQVDLELSFASEEEIRALVEAMLKAVVKKTHGLELTEAFPTISYEEAMSRFGSDKPDTRFGLELKSLTDLCQSNDSLLIKKALDNQEEVMGICLPDAASAFSKKQLSHYYQEMKEFGCSRFASLKVENGQLVGDLASTFEAESQDLLARFEATDGDLILLVMAKKRRAQEALGHLRLEVAKALDLIDLSLLHFLWVVDWPLLEWNEDQNRYQAMHHPFTQGIFEEGQEPDQYRSHAYDIVLNGYEIGGGSLRIHDRKAQEAMFELLGMSREDYERDFGFFLEALEYGFPPHGGLALGLDRLVMILTGEENIRQVIAFPKNGTGFDPMLESPSLVDQRQLKELYLELKN; encoded by the coding sequence ATGAAAGAAATTTTTATCGGAAACTATGGTTTAGAGCAGGTCGGACAGACCATGACCGCAACTGGCTGGGTGGCCAATATCCGTAATCACGGCAAGTTAGCCTTTATTGAATTGCGGGACCGCGAGGGCTTGCTGCAGGTCTTCGTTGGCGGTGAGATTGAAGATTTTGCTAAGCTAGAAGACATTGGCAAAGAGGATGTTATTTCAGTGACAGGGCAAGTAGTTCAGCGGGAAGAGCGTTTTGTCAACAAGGCCATCAAGTCTGGTCAGGTTGAGCTAAGGGCAGAGAAGATTGAGGTCATTGCTAGCAGCAAGGCATTGCCTTTTGAACTGGACCAGCATGCCCATACTGGGGAAGATCTGCGTCAGAAATACCGCTATCTGGACTTGCGTCGTGAGAAGATGACACATAACCTCAAACTTCGTCATCAGGTCACCTCAACCATTCGAGATTATTTGAACGGTTTGGACTTTTTGGAAGTGGAGACGCCTTATCTGACCAAGTCAACTCCTGAAGGTGCTAGAGATTTCTTGGTTCCTAGTCGGATCTTTAAAAATCAATTCTATGCGCTGCCTCAGAGCCCACAGATGCTCAAGCAGTTACTGATGGGAGCTGGCCTCGAGCGCTATTATCAGATTGTTCGTTGTTTCCGTGACGAAGATTTGCGGGGCGATCGTCAGCCAGAGTTTACTCAGGTGGACTTAGAGCTGAGTTTTGCCAGCGAAGAAGAAATCCGAGCTCTGGTTGAAGCCATGCTCAAGGCTGTTGTTAAGAAAACTCATGGTTTAGAGTTGACAGAAGCTTTTCCGACTATCAGCTATGAAGAAGCTATGAGCCGCTTTGGTTCTGATAAGCCAGATACACGCTTTGGTTTAGAGTTGAAGAGTTTGACGGATTTGTGCCAGTCCAATGATTCGCTTCTCATCAAGAAAGCTTTGGACAACCAAGAGGAAGTGATGGGAATCTGTTTGCCAGATGCAGCTAGTGCTTTTAGTAAGAAACAGCTGAGCCACTACTATCAGGAAATGAAGGAATTTGGCTGCAGTCGTTTCGCCAGTCTAAAGGTTGAAAATGGCCAATTGGTTGGTGATTTGGCTAGCACCTTTGAGGCTGAGAGTCAGGATTTACTAGCACGTTTTGAAGCCACGGATGGAGACTTGATTCTGCTAGTCATGGCTAAGAAGCGTCGGGCTCAGGAAGCTTTGGGACATCTGCGTCTAGAAGTCGCAAAAGCTTTGGATTTGATTGACCTGAGTCTGCTTCATTTCCTCTGGGTTGTGGATTGGCCGCTGCTGGAGTGGAATGAAGACCAAAACCGCTATCAAGCCATGCACCATCCTTTCACCCAGGGCATTTTTGAAGAAGGTCAGGAGCCAGATCAATATCGCAGCCATGCCTATGACATCGTCTTGAACGGCTATGAAATTGGTGGAGGGAGTCTGCGGATTCATGATCGGAAGGCTCAGGAAGCGATGTTTGAGCTATTGGGCATGAGCCGAGAAGACTATGAGCGAGACTTTGGTTTCTTCCTAGAAGCCTTGGAGTACGGCTTCCCACCACACGGTGGCTTGGCTCTGGGCTTGGATCGCTTGGTTATGATTTTGACTGGGGAAGAAAATATCCGACAAGTCATTGCTTTTCCGAAAAATGGTACTGGCTTTGATCCTATGCTTGAAAGTCCGAGTTTGGTTGACCAAAGACAGCTCAAAGAACTGTATTTGGAATTGAAGAATTAG
- the gatC gene encoding Asp-tRNA(Asn)/Glu-tRNA(Gln) amidotransferase subunit GatC: MKITQEEVSHVAKLSKLAFSPEETAEFATTLSKIVDMVELLNEVDTEGVPFTSNVAANINYMREDVAQPGWNREELFQNVPEKERGYIKVPAILDDGGDA, encoded by the coding sequence ATGAAGATTACTCAAGAAGAAGTAAGTCACGTTGCAAAACTGTCAAAACTGGCTTTTTCACCAGAAGAGACAGCTGAGTTTGCGACAACCTTGTCTAAAATTGTCGACATGGTCGAATTGCTCAATGAAGTGGACACAGAGGGTGTGCCTTTCACTTCTAATGTGGCAGCTAATATCAACTATATGCGAGAAGATGTGGCTCAGCCAGGCTGGAACCGAGAAGAGCTTTTCCAAAATGTACCTGAAAAAGAGCGGGGCTACATCAAAGTGCCTGCCATCCTAGATGACGGAGGAGATGCCTAA
- the gatA gene encoding Asp-tRNA(Asn)/Glu-tRNA(Gln) amidotransferase subunit GatA, with protein MTFNHKTIEELHDLLVKKEISAVELTQATLADIKEREGAVDSFITVSEEEALAQAAALDAKGIDADNLMSGIPLAVKDNISTKGILTTAASKMLYNYKPIFDATSVEKLYGKDMIIVGKTNMDEFAMGGSSENSYFKTTKNAWDSSKVPGGSSGGSATAVASGQVRLSLGSDTGGSIRQPASFNGVVGLKPTYGRVSRFGLIAFGSSLDQIGPFSQTVKENAQLLNVISGNDPKDSTSSQEAVPDFTSKIGQDIKGMKIALPKEYMGEGIDSKVKETILAAAKHLESLGAIVEEVSLPHSKYGVAVYYIIASSEASSNLQRFDGIRYGYRAEGIENLEDVYVKSRSEGFGEEVKRRIMLGTFSLSSGYYDAYFKKAGQVRTLIMQDFAKVFEKYDLILGPTAPTVAYDLGSQNQDPVAMYLADLLTIPVNLAGLPGISIPAGFADGLPVGLQLIGNHFDEATIYQAAAAFESTTDYHKQQPVIFGGEK; from the coding sequence ATGACTTTTAATCACAAGACCATTGAAGAGTTGCATGATCTGCTGGTCAAGAAAGAAATTTCTGCAGTAGAGTTAACTCAGGCGACTTTGGCAGACATCAAAGAACGTGAAGGAGCTGTGGATAGTTTTATTACTGTCAGCGAAGAAGAAGCATTGGCTCAGGCAGCAGCTCTGGATGCTAAGGGCATTGATGCTGACAATCTCATGAGCGGAATTCCGCTGGCGGTTAAGGACAATATCTCAACCAAGGGGATTTTGACAACAGCTGCATCTAAAATGCTCTACAACTATAAACCAATTTTCGATGCGACCAGTGTAGAGAAGCTCTATGGTAAGGATATGATTATCGTTGGGAAAACCAACATGGACGAGTTTGCCATGGGGGGATCCAGCGAAAACTCTTACTTTAAGACGACTAAGAATGCTTGGGACAGTAGCAAGGTTCCTGGTGGCTCATCTGGTGGTTCAGCGACAGCTGTTGCCTCTGGTCAGGTTCGTCTGTCACTGGGTTCAGATACGGGTGGTTCTATTCGCCAGCCTGCTTCCTTTAACGGTGTAGTCGGCCTCAAGCCAACTTACGGACGGGTTTCTCGTTTTGGTCTCATTGCTTTTGGTTCTTCTTTAGATCAGATTGGGCCTTTCTCTCAGACGGTTAAGGAAAATGCCCAGCTTTTGAATGTTATTTCTGGTAATGATCCTAAGGATTCGACATCATCACAAGAAGCAGTGCCAGACTTTACTAGCAAAATTGGCCAAGACATCAAGGGTATGAAGATTGCCTTGCCTAAGGAATACATGGGTGAGGGAATTGACAGCAAGGTCAAGGAAACGATTCTGGCAGCAGCTAAGCACTTGGAAAGCCTAGGTGCGATTGTTGAAGAAGTTAGCCTGCCCCACAGCAAGTATGGAGTGGCTGTTTACTATATCATTGCTTCTTCTGAGGCTAGCTCTAACCTGCAGCGTTTTGATGGCATTCGCTATGGCTATCGTGCAGAAGGCATTGAAAATCTAGAAGATGTCTATGTCAAATCTCGCAGCGAAGGCTTTGGTGAAGAGGTGAAACGCCGCATCATGCTGGGGACATTCAGCTTGTCGTCTGGTTACTACGATGCTTACTTCAAGAAAGCTGGTCAGGTTCGGACCTTGATTATGCAAGATTTTGCTAAAGTATTTGAAAAATATGATTTGATCTTAGGCCCAACTGCACCAACTGTAGCTTATGACTTGGGCAGTCAAAACCAAGATCCAGTGGCCATGTATCTGGCTGACCTTTTGACCATTCCAGTCAATCTGGCTGGTCTGCCTGGCATTTCAATCCCAGCTGGCTTTGCAGATGGTCTTCCAGTTGGCTTGCAGCTGATTGGGAACCACTTTGATGAAGCGACCATCTATCAGGCAGCCGCAGCATTTGAATCGACGACTGACTATCACAAACAGCAGCCAGTTATCTTTGGAGGTGAAAAATAA